A portion of the Bacteroidetes Order II. bacterium genome contains these proteins:
- the asd gene encoding aspartate-semialdehyde dehydrogenase, whose translation MQKYRVGVLGATGAVGQKFVELLDGHPWFEVVALAASERSAGKKYIDAVNWIGATPIPEKIAGQTVVLANPEEVDADFVFSGVDASVALEMELAFAQAGMPVISNTRNYRMEPTVPLLVPEVNPAHLALIDRQTYSKQGGFIVTNPNCSTVGLVLALLPLQQAFGLEAVHVVTMQALSGAGYPGVPSLDILGNVVPHIGGEEAKMETEPLKLFGTLSEEGIRFADFKISASCNRVPVLDGHTESVSVKLKTPADLSAIKAAFETFEDPIGHLGLPSSPTPLIKLFEDERFPQPRRHASLGNGMTVSVGRVRADTLFDVKFTLLVHNTIRGAAGGAILNAELLVNKGYLKHRI comes from the coding sequence ATGCAAAAGTATCGTGTTGGCGTCTTAGGGGCGACTGGTGCTGTTGGTCAGAAGTTCGTGGAGTTGTTGGATGGGCACCCGTGGTTCGAAGTGGTTGCCCTTGCGGCTTCCGAGCGATCGGCCGGGAAAAAGTACATAGATGCCGTAAATTGGATTGGCGCAACCCCGATTCCTGAAAAAATTGCAGGTCAAACTGTGGTGCTTGCGAATCCGGAAGAAGTGGATGCCGACTTTGTTTTTTCCGGTGTAGATGCCAGTGTGGCGTTGGAAATGGAATTGGCGTTTGCACAAGCTGGTATGCCAGTAATCTCCAACACCCGAAACTATCGGATGGAGCCGACTGTCCCATTGTTGGTTCCAGAAGTGAACCCGGCGCATCTGGCTTTAATTGATCGTCAGACCTACAGCAAGCAAGGCGGCTTTATTGTCACCAATCCCAATTGCTCAACGGTCGGTCTCGTGCTGGCCTTGTTACCCCTTCAGCAAGCATTTGGTTTGGAGGCAGTCCACGTGGTGACCATGCAGGCTCTTTCCGGCGCGGGTTATCCGGGTGTACCTTCTTTAGACATTTTAGGTAATGTCGTACCACACATCGGGGGCGAAGAAGCCAAAATGGAAACAGAGCCACTAAAATTGTTTGGCACCCTTTCAGAAGAGGGCATTCGCTTCGCAGACTTTAAGATCAGTGCTTCCTGTAATCGGGTTCCTGTTTTGGATGGCCATACCGAAAGTGTTTCGGTTAAATTAAAAACGCCCGCCGATCTTTCTGCAATCAAAGCAGCGTTTGAAACCTTCGAAGACCCGATTGGTCATCTGGGGTTGCCTTCGTCGCCTACGCCCCTGATCAAATTATTCGAGGATGAGCGTTTTCCGCAACCACGACGCCATGCTTCTTTGGGAAATGGCATGACGGTCTCGGTGGGGCGGGTGCGTGCGGATACATTATTCGATGTGAAGTTTACGCTTCTGGTCCATAATACCATTCGTGGAGCAGCAGGAGGCGCCATTCTCAATGCGGAACTTTTGGTGAACAAAGGCTACTTGAAACATCGGATTTAA
- the ilvC gene encoding ketol-acid reductoisomerase, whose protein sequence is MKVYYDADADLGLIQSKKVAVIGYGSQGHAHALNLHESGVEVAVGLRPGSASAEKASERGLKVLAVAEAVQWADVVMILIPDQHQKKVFDAEIAPNLRAGQALGFGHGFNIHFKRVIPPTDVDVFMVAPKSPGHLVRRTYTEGAGTPCLVAVHQDATGGALELALSYASGIGGGRVGIIETNFKDETETDLFGEQAVLCGGSEALIKAGFETLVEAGYPPELAYFECLHELKLIVDLYYEGGLAYMNYSVSDTAEYGGYTRGVRVIKDTAKAEMKKILDEVQNGQFAQEFIDDCDNGSANLQAMREADTVHPIEVVGKNLRAMMPWLKTNRKAETVGEPIGQ, encoded by the coding sequence ATGAAAGTTTATTATGATGCCGATGCTGACCTCGGTCTGATTCAGTCAAAAAAAGTAGCCGTTATCGGTTACGGGAGTCAGGGCCATGCCCATGCCCTAAACCTTCACGAAAGTGGCGTAGAAGTGGCAGTGGGCTTGCGTCCCGGTTCTGCTTCAGCCGAAAAAGCCTCGGAACGGGGTCTGAAGGTCTTGGCAGTTGCTGAGGCGGTTCAGTGGGCAGATGTGGTCATGATCCTCATTCCCGATCAGCACCAAAAAAAAGTATTTGATGCCGAAATTGCACCAAACCTTCGTGCCGGACAAGCGCTTGGCTTCGGACATGGTTTCAATATTCATTTCAAGCGGGTCATTCCTCCAACGGATGTGGATGTGTTTATGGTGGCCCCGAAATCTCCAGGGCATTTGGTCCGCCGGACTTATACCGAAGGTGCTGGAACGCCGTGTTTGGTAGCTGTTCATCAGGATGCAACCGGAGGCGCCTTGGAATTGGCGCTTTCCTATGCCTCTGGCATAGGAGGAGGACGTGTGGGGATCATCGAAACCAACTTTAAGGACGAAACCGAGACAGATCTTTTTGGGGAGCAAGCCGTATTGTGTGGTGGCTCGGAAGCCCTGATTAAAGCGGGCTTTGAAACTTTGGTAGAAGCGGGTTATCCGCCGGAATTGGCGTACTTTGAGTGCCTCCACGAGTTGAAGCTCATCGTTGACTTGTACTACGAGGGTGGCTTGGCGTACATGAACTATTCCGTATCCGATACTGCCGAGTATGGTGGTTATACACGTGGCGTGCGTGTAATTAAGGATACGGCAAAGGCCGAGATGAAGAAAATCTTGGACGAGGTACAAAATGGCCAGTTCGCGCAAGAATTTATTGACGACTGCGACAATGGGTCTGCGAACCTACAAGCCATGCGCGAAGCCGATACTGTGCATCCAATTGAGGTCGTCGGTAAAAATTTGCGTGCCATGATGCCTTGGCTGAAAACCAACCGAAAAGCTGAAACGGTAGGTGAGCCAATTGGTCAATAA
- the folD gene encoding bifunctional methylenetetrahydrofolate dehydrogenase/methenyltetrahydrofolate cyclohydrolase FolD, whose translation MAASIIDGKTIAAEVRAEVKEAVAQWVAHGHRPPFLAVVLIGDNPASASYVRGKAKACAEVGMGTETIQHPASMTEAALLKLIQHLNTDQNVDGILVQLPLPPHMDEKKVLHAIAPQKDVDGFHPENAGNLVIGQPAFSPATPAGVMELLKRSGVETRGAHAVVIGRSNIVGKPMANLLIQPGADATVTVCHSRTKNLAALSAQADILVAAIGKPNFVAPNMVKEGAVVIDVGINRIEDLSKKNGYRLVGDVDFHAVSQKAALITPVPGGVGPMTIAMLLKNTLTAAIKNHP comes from the coding sequence ATGGCAGCATCTATTATAGACGGAAAAACAATCGCAGCAGAAGTCCGGGCAGAAGTAAAAGAAGCCGTAGCCCAATGGGTCGCCCACGGCCATCGTCCCCCCTTTCTTGCAGTGGTGTTAATCGGAGACAATCCAGCGTCGGCTTCTTATGTTCGAGGCAAGGCCAAAGCCTGTGCCGAGGTGGGAATGGGCACTGAAACGATCCAACACCCGGCTTCTATGACAGAAGCAGCCCTGCTTAAACTTATTCAGCACCTAAATACAGATCAAAACGTAGATGGTATCCTCGTTCAACTCCCCCTTCCACCCCATATGGACGAGAAAAAAGTGCTTCATGCCATTGCTCCGCAGAAAGATGTGGACGGTTTTCATCCTGAAAATGCCGGAAATTTGGTCATTGGTCAGCCGGCATTTTCACCCGCAACACCAGCGGGTGTAATGGAACTCCTTAAAAGAAGTGGGGTTGAGACACGAGGCGCCCATGCTGTAGTCATTGGAAGATCCAATATTGTAGGTAAACCAATGGCCAACCTACTCATTCAGCCCGGAGCAGATGCCACGGTAACCGTATGCCATAGTCGTACCAAAAACTTGGCTGCGCTGAGTGCACAGGCAGATATCTTGGTTGCGGCCATCGGAAAACCAAATTTCGTGGCCCCCAACATGGTAAAAGAAGGAGCGGTGGTTATTGACGTGGGCATCAACCGTATAGAAGACCTTTCCAAAAAAAATGGATATCGTTTGGTAGGTGATGTGGACTTCCATGCTGTCTCTCAAAAGGCCGCCCTCATCACTCCGGTCCCTGGAGGGGTAGGACCAATGACCATTGCTATGCTGCTCAAAAACACCCTGACGGCTGCTATCAAAAACCATCCTTAA
- the ilvB gene encoding biosynthetic-type acetolactate synthase large subunit translates to MTTQNIPDTAGDAIPDEMVTIQPPTVTGSEILIRTLEYEGVEVIFGHPGGAIITLYDELSRIQPSFKHILVRHEQGGTHAAEGYAKATGKVGVMLATSGPGATNTVTGIADAYMDSVPIVVITGQVPTHLIGNDAFQEADIVGITRTITKHNYLVRDVRDLSRVVREAFHIAQSGRPGPVLVDIPKDVLLAKAPLQIPESIDIRGYHVPMQPSKAKVQQAADMIMAASKPLLYVGGGCLFSGAAEELAELARKTQIPVTTTLHGIGAFPVTDELSLHMLGMHGTWYANQAVQHADLLIAVGARFDDRVTGKLESWAPHAKIIHMDIDPSCISKNVYVDCAVVGDVKRVLQQLLPLVGKKDTSAWLEQIAQWKQECPLGYDKDGQLRPQYILDLLWEKTQGDAVVITDVGQNQMWGAQFFKYVYPRTHITSGGLGTMGFSLPAAMGASFGQQTRPVVSINGDGGFLMNAQELGVISQYNLPVKIIIFNNNFLGMVRQWQELFHESRYSHTDLSGSNPDYVKLAEAFRIKGLYCENVADVQKTLDEAFAHDGPVLMEFKVVKEEMVFPMVPSGASTDEMITKRMTPDSFV, encoded by the coding sequence ATGACCACGCAGAATATCCCAGATACCGCCGGTGATGCAATTCCCGACGAAATGGTAACAATCCAGCCCCCGACAGTTACTGGTTCCGAGATTCTTATTCGAACTTTAGAATATGAAGGGGTAGAAGTTATTTTCGGCCATCCAGGAGGTGCTATTATTACTCTTTATGATGAGCTCAGCCGGATTCAGCCTTCGTTTAAGCATATTTTGGTGCGACACGAGCAAGGTGGGACCCATGCCGCAGAAGGATATGCCAAGGCCACGGGGAAAGTAGGGGTGATGCTGGCCACCAGTGGGCCGGGGGCAACCAATACCGTGACTGGAATTGCAGATGCTTATATGGACTCCGTGCCGATTGTCGTTATTACAGGACAGGTTCCTACACATCTAATTGGAAATGACGCTTTTCAAGAGGCGGATATTGTGGGGATTACCCGAACCATCACCAAACATAATTATTTGGTGCGGGATGTGCGGGATCTTTCAAGGGTGGTGCGTGAAGCCTTTCATATCGCCCAGTCCGGACGTCCAGGACCCGTTCTGGTAGATATCCCTAAAGACGTTCTACTGGCCAAGGCACCGCTTCAGATTCCAGAAAGTATTGACATCCGGGGGTATCATGTTCCAATGCAGCCATCCAAAGCAAAAGTCCAACAGGCTGCCGATATGATCATGGCCGCAAGCAAGCCCTTGTTGTATGTGGGTGGGGGATGTTTGTTTTCGGGCGCAGCCGAAGAATTGGCAGAACTGGCCAGAAAAACCCAGATTCCGGTGACGACTACCTTGCATGGCATCGGAGCGTTCCCCGTGACCGATGAGCTTTCGCTACATATGTTAGGAATGCATGGGACATGGTATGCCAATCAGGCAGTTCAACATGCGGATTTGCTGATTGCCGTTGGAGCACGGTTTGATGACCGTGTGACAGGGAAATTAGAATCTTGGGCGCCCCATGCAAAAATCATTCACATGGATATTGACCCTTCCTGTATTTCTAAAAATGTTTATGTGGATTGTGCGGTTGTGGGGGATGTGAAAAGGGTGTTACAGCAATTATTGCCTCTGGTTGGCAAAAAAGACACCTCGGCATGGCTTGAGCAGATTGCACAATGGAAACAAGAATGTCCATTGGGTTATGATAAAGACGGACAACTTCGGCCACAATATATCTTGGATTTGTTGTGGGAGAAAACCCAGGGAGATGCCGTTGTGATCACAGACGTCGGCCAAAACCAAATGTGGGGCGCACAATTTTTTAAATACGTCTATCCTCGTACCCATATTACTTCGGGCGGATTGGGAACCATGGGGTTCTCGTTACCAGCTGCCATGGGAGCTTCCTTCGGACAACAAACACGTCCCGTGGTCTCGATTAACGGGGATGGTGGTTTCTTGATGAATGCCCAAGAATTGGGGGTGATCTCGCAGTACAACCTGCCCGTAAAAATCATCATTTTCAATAATAATTTTCTTGGAATGGTCCGTCAGTGGCAGGAATTATTCCATGAAAGCCGATACAGCCATACCGATCTTTCTGGCTCCAATCCGGATTATGTAAAATTGGCCGAAGCATTCCGTATAAAGGGCTTGTATTGCGAAAATGTTGCCGATGTACAAAAAACGCTCGATGAAGCCTTTGCACACGATGGCCCCGTATTGATGGAATTTAAGGTGGTGAAGGAAGAAATGGTGTTTCCGATGGTTCCTTCTGGTGCTTCGACCGATGAGATGATCACGAAACGGATGACCCCCGATAGTTTTGTCTGA
- a CDS encoding mechanosensitive ion channel family protein, whose product MQPKVPDIDPNTLKPLPPPDVAATVKQLASGELFYNWGYILQDLLYKAAWAFLIFLFFWFVSKVVVRLIHKTVDKTGKSGSGAHQLLEKTAKLFIFSFGLVTALGQFINITPLLAGLGVVGLAVGFAAQDTIKNFIAGITILIDQPFRVGDNIVLEGKYGVVHEITLRSTRIKTVNNEIMVLPNDQMINGKVINHSMMGLLRLEIPFSIGYNESSAEAREVALQIAAADARLEKDPAPSVIVTAMADSGISLMLRVWIRNMAHEVPLRGDLNEALLRTLQEKGIEIPYPAIIIRS is encoded by the coding sequence ATGCAACCTAAAGTACCTGATATAGACCCGAATACACTGAAGCCTTTACCCCCACCCGATGTAGCTGCGACGGTTAAACAACTCGCTTCCGGTGAACTATTTTACAATTGGGGGTATATCTTACAAGATTTACTTTATAAGGCCGCTTGGGCCTTCCTAATTTTTCTCTTCTTTTGGTTCGTCAGCAAGGTGGTGGTTCGGCTTATTCACAAAACAGTGGACAAAACCGGAAAGAGTGGCAGTGGGGCGCACCAATTACTTGAAAAAACCGCCAAACTGTTTATCTTTTCGTTTGGTCTTGTGACGGCACTGGGCCAATTTATCAACATTACGCCCCTTTTGGCTGGCTTGGGCGTGGTTGGGCTGGCCGTGGGATTCGCTGCACAAGACACCATCAAAAATTTCATTGCCGGGATCACCATTCTGATAGACCAGCCATTTCGCGTGGGGGATAACATTGTCTTGGAAGGAAAATACGGCGTGGTTCATGAAATCACCCTCCGCTCTACCCGAATCAAGACGGTCAACAATGAAATTATGGTCTTGCCAAACGACCAAATGATCAATGGCAAGGTAATCAACCACTCCATGATGGGCTTGTTGCGTTTGGAAATTCCATTTTCAATTGGCTACAACGAGTCTTCTGCCGAAGCAAGAGAAGTTGCACTCCAGATTGCCGCCGCCGATGCCCGTTTGGAAAAAGACCCGGCACCTTCTGTCATTGTTACAGCAATGGCCGACTCTGGCATTTCACTCATGCTTCGCGTATGGATCCGCAATATGGCGCATGAAGTACCCCTTCGTGGTGATCTTAATGAGGCCCTCCTTCGTACATTACAAGAAAAAGGCATCGAAATACCGTATCCGGCAATTATTATTCGTTCTTGA
- the metX gene encoding homoserine O-acetyltransferase — protein MDIPLPSGLKTLYIHPFTLENQHQLHAVQVGYQAWGTLNERQDNVLVVCHALTGNTDIADWWGDLLGPGKAFDTNRYWVVCLNVLGSCYGTMGPCTINPETGKRYGGTFPRVTVRDSVRLHIEALKQLGVQGIEAVIGGSMGGMQALEWAYLAPEWVKRVAVIAASGRHSAWTIGWSEAQRAAIYADPHWQNGYYDEANPPLAGLAAARMNAMISYRSWRSFQDRFGRAEQASQGEALYAVESYQRYQGRKLTERFDANVYVRLTQLMDSHDVSRGRGVYEQVLRSLNIPVLVVGIDSDLLYPLPEQEELARHIPQAHFRILHSEDGHDAFLIEFEQLSSFIKPFLSDSYPQVNGKAISKSVAENAVGKPVGLPLVSATTSNNHPLNHKLKELKCKSIVLAS, from the coding sequence ATGGACATCCCTCTTCCATCCGGCCTTAAAACCTTATATATCCATCCATTCACCCTTGAAAATCAACACCAACTACATGCCGTACAGGTAGGGTATCAGGCGTGGGGTACACTCAATGAACGTCAAGACAATGTATTGGTGGTCTGCCATGCCTTGACCGGAAATACGGATATCGCTGACTGGTGGGGCGATCTATTGGGGCCAGGTAAAGCATTTGATACGAATCGGTATTGGGTGGTGTGTTTAAATGTATTAGGGTCGTGTTATGGGACGATGGGGCCATGCACAATCAATCCGGAAACAGGAAAACGATATGGTGGAACGTTTCCAAGGGTCACGGTTCGAGATTCGGTTCGACTCCACATCGAGGCACTAAAGCAATTAGGAGTACAAGGAATCGAAGCCGTTATTGGTGGTTCTATGGGAGGGATGCAAGCCTTGGAATGGGCTTATTTGGCACCGGAGTGGGTCAAGCGTGTGGCCGTGATTGCGGCTTCTGGACGCCATTCCGCCTGGACCATTGGGTGGAGCGAGGCACAACGTGCAGCAATCTATGCCGACCCTCATTGGCAGAATGGCTACTACGACGAAGCGAATCCGCCGCTTGCAGGATTGGCAGCTGCTCGTATGAATGCCATGATTTCGTATCGGTCTTGGCGTTCTTTTCAAGACCGCTTCGGTCGGGCAGAGCAGGCGTCTCAGGGCGAAGCCTTGTATGCCGTAGAGAGCTATCAACGGTACCAAGGCAGAAAATTAACCGAACGGTTTGATGCCAATGTCTATGTTCGGCTGACACAATTAATGGATTCGCACGATGTCTCACGAGGGCGTGGGGTCTATGAGCAAGTACTTCGAAGCCTGAACATTCCGGTCTTGGTTGTGGGGATAGACTCCGACCTTCTATATCCACTTCCTGAACAGGAGGAGTTGGCGCGGCATATACCGCAAGCACATTTCCGAATTTTACATTCAGAAGATGGCCACGATGCGTTCTTAATCGAATTTGAACAACTGAGTTCGTTTATTAAGCCCTTTCTGTCAGATTCGTACCCCCAAGTGAATGGCAAGGCCATTTCAAAATCGGTTGCTGAAAACGCGGTAGGGAAACCTGTTGGCCTACCTTTGGTGTCGGCAACGACCTCGAATAACCATCCCTTAAATCATAAGCTAAAGGAGTTAAAATGCAAAAGTATCGTGTTGGCGTCTTAG
- a CDS encoding GNAT family N-acetyltransferase, translated as MAHFTIIQAKREHRDEIERLWRSLMRLHQSLDTRFRLAPDATDRWRNSFSDWLYEADHKMWVAVEEKGIVGYIAAHYAVTSTIFEPPGEVFIQEIYVDTAYRGLGIGKALVDQVKEWAVEIGSERIGLIASSRNAEAQSFWKQQNAVEFAIQSVIEL; from the coding sequence ATGGCACATTTTACGATTATACAAGCCAAACGAGAACATCGAGATGAAATTGAACGACTTTGGAGGTCGCTTATGCGGCTACACCAGTCGTTGGATACCCGCTTTAGGCTTGCACCGGATGCAACAGATCGCTGGCGTAATAGTTTTTCCGACTGGCTCTATGAAGCCGATCATAAGATGTGGGTTGCCGTCGAGGAAAAGGGAATCGTAGGGTACATCGCAGCCCATTATGCCGTTACTTCTACCATTTTTGAACCGCCAGGAGAAGTTTTTATTCAAGAGATTTATGTTGATACAGCATATCGAGGGCTTGGGATCGGTAAAGCCTTGGTAGATCAAGTAAAAGAGTGGGCTGTGGAAATTGGAAGCGAACGCATTGGCTTAATTGCCTCTTCACGCAATGCGGAAGCCCAATCCTTCTGGAAACAGCAAAATGCGGTCGAATTCGCGATTCAATCGGTCATTGAATTATAA
- a CDS encoding ROK family protein — translation MIRLGIDIGGSGIKGVPVNTENGEVMGHRHRIDTPQPAYPEVVADTVGEMIAHFKWHGPVGCTMPSIVQHGVTKTASNIPQEWIGVDAEALFKSKTELEFKVINDADAAGIGELHFGAANDHPGTVVLLTVGTGIGSALFCNGILVPNTELGHLKMRDTIAEKYCGDRARKEQKLKWPTWAERFNEYLAHLELLFSPDIFIIGGGIANKTDKYWDLLKTNAKMVPATLKNNAGIVGAAYAAREIPFTIHPH, via the coding sequence ATGATCAGACTTGGCATAGACATTGGCGGGAGTGGCATTAAAGGCGTTCCAGTGAATACCGAAAATGGGGAAGTGATGGGGCATCGCCATCGTATTGATACACCCCAACCTGCTTATCCGGAAGTTGTCGCAGATACGGTGGGCGAGATGATTGCCCATTTTAAATGGCATGGCCCCGTTGGCTGTACTATGCCCAGTATTGTACAGCATGGCGTCACCAAAACGGCTTCCAATATTCCGCAAGAATGGATTGGTGTGGATGCAGAAGCACTCTTTAAGTCCAAAACCGAACTTGAGTTTAAAGTCATCAATGATGCAGATGCAGCGGGCATCGGCGAACTACACTTTGGAGCCGCCAATGACCATCCAGGAACCGTCGTATTACTCACGGTGGGTACAGGCATTGGATCTGCCCTGTTTTGTAATGGTATCTTGGTACCCAACACCGAACTGGGTCATCTAAAAATGCGCGATACCATTGCCGAGAAATACTGCGGCGACCGCGCCAGAAAAGAGCAAAAGCTAAAGTGGCCCACCTGGGCTGAACGCTTCAATGAATATCTTGCCCATTTAGAATTGTTGTTTTCTCCAGACATATTCATCATTGGCGGCGGGATTGCCAATAAAACAGATAAATATTGGGATTTATTAAAAACCAATGCCAAGATGGTGCCTGCTACCCTTAAAAACAATGCAGGGATTGTTGGGGCAGCCTACGCGGCACGAGAAATCCCTTTTACAATTCATCCGCACTAA
- a CDS encoding O-acetylhomoserine aminocarboxypropyltransferase/cysteine synthase, producing MSRLHFDTLQLHAGQTPAPGTNARAVPIYATSSYTFNDADHGANLFALKEFGNIYTRIMNPTNDVFEQRMAALEGGVAALATSSGQAAQFLALTTLAEAGDNIVTTSYLYGGTYNQFKVQFPRIGIQVRFAEGDDPASIESLIDERTKAIYVETIGNPRFNVPDFDAIAAIAKKYGVPLVVDNTFGAGGYLFRPIEHGADIVVHSATKWIGGHGTAIGGVIVDAGTFPWDNGRFPTFTAPSPGYHGLNFWEVFGSNGVLGVNVAFIIRARVEGLRDYGPSQSPFNSFLLLQGLETLSLRVQRHVENAQVVAEWLEAHDAVAWVSYPGLVSHPYHEQAKKYLKRGFGGVLSFGIKGGLEAGKTFINGVKLASHLANVGDAKTLVIHPASTTHQQLTAEEQHASGVTPSLIRLSVGIEYIEDIKADLNQALVASQVS from the coding sequence ATGAGCAGACTACACTTCGATACCCTACAACTTCATGCAGGGCAAACACCTGCGCCCGGAACCAATGCACGCGCTGTTCCGATCTACGCAACAAGTTCCTATACGTTTAATGATGCCGATCATGGTGCCAATTTATTTGCCTTAAAGGAGTTTGGAAATATCTACACCCGGATTATGAATCCCACAAATGATGTTTTTGAGCAGCGGATGGCCGCGCTTGAGGGAGGCGTAGCGGCTTTGGCTACTTCCTCTGGACAAGCGGCGCAGTTCTTGGCCCTGACTACCTTGGCCGAGGCTGGGGATAATATTGTGACGACAAGTTACTTATATGGTGGAACGTATAACCAATTTAAGGTGCAATTTCCACGTATTGGTATTCAGGTTCGGTTTGCCGAGGGTGACGACCCTGCGAGTATCGAATCTTTAATTGATGAACGAACGAAGGCCATTTATGTAGAAACTATTGGAAATCCAAGATTTAATGTTCCGGATTTTGATGCGATTGCAGCCATTGCCAAAAAATATGGTGTGCCTTTGGTTGTGGACAATACCTTTGGTGCTGGGGGATACCTCTTTCGCCCGATTGAACATGGCGCCGACATCGTGGTTCATTCGGCCACAAAGTGGATTGGTGGGCACGGTACGGCCATTGGTGGGGTAATTGTGGATGCGGGTACATTTCCTTGGGACAATGGCCGTTTCCCGACGTTTACCGCACCTTCTCCAGGGTATCACGGCCTCAATTTTTGGGAAGTTTTTGGCAGTAATGGCGTGCTTGGCGTAAATGTAGCTTTTATCATCCGGGCCCGGGTGGAGGGATTGCGGGACTATGGCCCTTCACAAAGTCCTTTTAATTCCTTTTTATTGCTCCAGGGTTTGGAAACCCTCTCTTTGCGTGTACAACGCCATGTGGAAAATGCGCAGGTAGTGGCCGAGTGGCTAGAAGCCCATGATGCAGTAGCATGGGTGAGTTATCCGGGTCTTGTCAGTCATCCATACCACGAGCAAGCCAAAAAGTACCTCAAACGAGGTTTTGGGGGCGTGCTCAGTTTTGGTATAAAAGGTGGGCTTGAGGCCGGAAAGACATTCATTAACGGTGTGAAACTTGCCAGCCACTTGGCCAATGTGGGTGATGCAAAGACCCTAGTGATTCATCCGGCTTCTACTACTCACCAACAATTAACCGCAGAAGAACAACATGCTTCTGGAGTAACCCCCTCCCTCATTCGGCTTTCGGTGGGAATTGAATACATCGAAGATATAAAAGCCGATTTGAATCAGGCCTTAGTCGCATCACAGGTCTCTTAA
- the ilvN gene encoding acetolactate synthase small subunit, giving the protein MSTKTLTPQQIYRKKADGLPINPGDETLVQRHIISVLLENQSGSLNRVLNMFAARGFNLESVAVGETEDPSVSRLTLATSGNTKVIRQILRQLNRLVETLEVTDLNDADYVEREICLIRVRALAHQRSELRDTLEMFEGKVVDITPETLMFEVIGPTKKIKALIHILGPYGILDVARSGRVALARPLIHGD; this is encoded by the coding sequence ATGTCCACCAAGACTTTAACCCCCCAGCAGATATACCGTAAAAAGGCAGACGGACTCCCCATTAATCCGGGTGATGAAACATTGGTGCAACGCCATATTATCAGTGTATTGCTGGAAAACCAATCTGGATCTTTGAACCGTGTACTGAATATGTTTGCGGCACGGGGCTTTAATTTGGAAAGTGTTGCTGTTGGTGAAACCGAAGATCCAAGTGTTTCTCGGCTCACGTTAGCCACCAGCGGAAATACCAAAGTAATCCGGCAGATTCTCCGTCAACTGAATCGGCTTGTTGAAACGTTGGAGGTGACAGACCTAAACGATGCGGACTATGTGGAGCGTGAAATTTGCCTCATCCGGGTACGGGCATTGGCTCATCAACGCAGCGAACTACGGGATACCCTCGAAATGTTTGAAGGAAAAGTAGTGGACATTACGCCCGAAACGTTGATGTTTGAAGTGATCGGCCCTACAAAAAAAATTAAAGCCCTTATTCATATATTGGGGCCTTATGGCATTTTGGATGTGGCCCGAAGCGGTAGGGTAGCCTTGGCCCGTCCTCTCATTCACGGTGATTGA